From a single Pseudorasbora parva isolate DD20220531a chromosome 17, ASM2467924v1, whole genome shotgun sequence genomic region:
- the epcam gene encoding epithelial cell adhesion molecule yields the protein MKVLIALFVVVLVDVVASDCPSTICNSMKWARCDGTPCQCTLQLSDTVKQPLDCEKLVPKCFLMKAEMYRARNGLSTRSIGGKPVETAFVDNDGIYDPDCDANGKFRNRQCNNTEVCWCVNSAGVRRSDKGDNTLTCEPADTYWVRLEMKHKEVPLALDSTKLKTGIQNALLERYKLEKERVTDVKYDKDSRLIVVDVQKEKGQPLPDLALMSYYMEKDIKALPLFADDKKTFELSVEGSKVSMENILVYYVDDKAPTFTMQKLTGGIIAVIVVVSLIVLAGLLVLFLLARRQKAQYSKAQPREMETMS from the exons ATGAAGGTTTTAATCGCCTTGTTTGTGGTGGTGTTAGTGGATGTGGTCGCTTCAGATT GTCCTTCAACTATTTGTAATTCTATGAAATGGGCGAGATGTGACGGAACCCCATGCCAGTGCACTCTTCAGTTGTCTGACACTGTTAAGCAGCCGCTTGATTGTGAAAAGT TGGTTCCCAAATGCTTCCTCATGAAAGCGGAGATGTACCGTGCCAGAAATGGCCTGAGCACAAGATCAATTGGTGGGAAGCCAGTAGAGACTGCCTTTGTGGACAATGATGGCATCTATGATCCAGACTGTGATGCTAATGGGAAGTTCAGGAATCGCCAGTGTAACAACACTGAAGTGTGCTGGTGCGTCAACAGTGCTGGCGTACGTAGAAGTGACAAGGGAGACAATACCCTCACCTGTGAGCCTGCGGATACCTA TTGGGTTCGCCTGGAAATGAAGCATAAAGAAGTACCTTTGGCTCTTGACTCCACCAAACTGAAGAC tggaATTCAAAATGCTTTGCTGGAACGCTACAAGTTGGAGAAGGAACGTGTGACTGATGTTAAG TATGACAAAGATAGCCGTCTCATTGTTGTGGATGTCCAAAAAGAAAAGGGACAACCCCTTCCGGACCTGGCCCTCATGAGTTACTACATGGAGAAGGAT ATCAAAGCTCTTCCTCTTTTTGCTGatgataaaaaaacatttgagctCAGTGTTGAGGGATCAAAGGTGTCCATGGAGAATATCCTTGTGTACTATGTAGATGACAAGGCACCCACTTTCACCATGCAGAAGTTGACTGGTGGCATCATTGCTGTCATTGTGGTGGTCAGCTTGATTGTGCTTGCAGGACTTCTTGTTCTG TTCTTGCTTGCACGTCGACAGAAGGCCCAGTACAGTAAAGCAcag CCCAGAGAGATGGAGACGATGTCTTAA